The following nucleotide sequence is from Psilocybe cubensis strain MGC-MH-2018 chromosome 13, whole genome shotgun sequence.
CAAATATTCGCCCCTATAAAAGATGATCGCGTGGTTCTGGTTGTCCGACTTTCCGTCTCCGAGGATAGGGTTCCCAGGCAGCTCGATACGGAATTTAGGCCGCCTCCTCCCCGTCTCAGGCACAAACTCGCTATGTCCATCAATCAACGACGAGAAAATCCGCGGGTCGCCACCTTCCCTGCGCGGCggctcctcctccaaatACGCAATCTGTAAATCAGGATACGCGCGCAACAAAAACTCGGCATTCTCATGCTCCTCCTTGTTGAACTTGGAGAACCGCTGCATCGACACGAcaaacttgaacttgcgCCTTGCCATCCTCTCAAGCTCTCGCTCAAGCTTATCCGTGTTACCGCCGAACTGCTGTACGACCTCGGGGTTCTCCACGCGGTAGAGCAGCTTGATCGCCTTGGAGTAGTTCATCATGCCAGAGACCGTCCTGTACAAAGTCTGCGCGCGGAGCGAAGCCCAGATACGCGTGCGCAGTGTGAATTCAGGGGCGGCGCTCTTGAATCCGATAAAGTAGAACGGCAAATCATCGACCTTAGACTGGCCCTTTTCGTCGTTCGCAAAGGGGTTGACGCCATTGAACATCGCCGACTCCTCCGCGAGGATCTTGGTATCCTTGACAAAATTCTCCCATTCGATCGGGTGCAACTGCTTCAGGTACTCGAGAAGCGTAACGCGGGTGTTCTGATCCTCTTCGCGAATGATCTCACGCAGCGAGAGCAAAGTCTGCAAAACGAAAAAAGAGACCACCGTGAGTACCAACAATCAACCGATGACATCACAGCTATTATCAAATACAGGCACCGAAAAAAAAGGTTCAACAATCAAACAACCGTCGTCGTCACCGACAAACACGACGATTGCTAATGGGCAAGTATGTCATCCCCATTACCGACGCATCTCGGAGAAACACAGGCATGTTTCACCACAAATCCACACAACGCAACCAACCAACAAGCAACCAAAAacagcaaaaaaagaagacgCAGCACAAAAGAATCTCACAGACACACACCTTTTCACTGTAATGGGGCGTCAAGACCGTAAACGTAGGCATCGCATCAACCGGCAGAGGCGGCGGAATGTTCGTCGTCAGACTCTGCGCAAAGAACGAGATTCGTCTCTCCGCTTCGCTCCCAGCCGGGAAAAACTCGCCCTTGAAGCCCTTGTCGTTTTGTGCCGTGAAGAATGGCGGCGCACGCAACGACCGCCGTCCGCCCGCGCCAGTGTCAACTTGGTGATAAAGCAGCTTTTGCACATGGTCGATAGAGAGCAGATGTTCGCGGTACATGGAAATGATGATTGCATTCCAAATTTGCGAGACGAGAACCTGCAGAACCATAGAGTCAATAATGAGAATTAGGTACATAAAAAAGACGCACCTTGGGTTTGTACTTGACCTCCATATCCTGAGTAGCCAAAAGCTTTGCATATATCCGCTTGGGTAGTCTGGTATAGATATCCTTCCAGGGAGTCCAGATCGAAAGTCCGAGCGTAAACGAGCGCGCGATACTGTACACCGTATTCCAAATGATATACCACAAAAACGTGTCCAAGAAGAACAAAGCCAGATCCATGATATACATAATCGTCAACGTGAACGCTGCCTGATTAGTGCACAGCGAATTGCCAAACAACTTGTCCGAGCACCCTTGAACCTTCATGCCCACCATCACCTGGATCGGTTTGCCAAAAGATGTGCTCAAGAAAAAGTAGGATTCCACAAACTTGCACCCGAACACCAATATCCACAAAAATATCGAGCCGATGCGGTTTTGCTTGCCCAATTGCGGGTAACTCGCTGTAAACGTCTGGCTCGCAAGGTACTTTCTTGATTTGCCCGCAACCCTGTCGCCGAACATCCTGCCAGACGGCATGATCGCAAACAGCACCGTCGCAATGACCGAAATGAAGAACTGAACGATGCCCAAAATAAGCGCCAGCTGCCCGCCAGTGCCGTTATGCTCTACAATGGCAATGTAAACCGTGGGACCGGAAGTAAGACCTAGCGTGATGAATAAGAAAATGAGACGTCGAGTAAGATGTGATGTGTTGTTCCAGGTCGTGGGGATGTACGAGAATTCGGCGATGGTGGCAAGAatcatgatgatggtggCAACGGCACCTCCCAAGGCGACAGCGGACCACGTCATGGCAGGCGACGAGCGCCCCTCTACGCGATATACATTCGGTGAATTGAACGAAGTGTAGAAGTAGAACATAGCTATGTGGATGACCCAGATGCGGTTGAAGTTGACAAGGAGATGGCCTATAGAGCGTTTTTCTGAGTatgtcttgaagaaggcGCGGTTCCAGTCTATCCGGTCGAACTTCATGAACCGTTGGGCAGGAGGTAGGTCGACGAGTCGTGTCTAGAAAGAGGGATGAGATGTAGTATCGTCCTGCGGCCCTTGTTAGACACGTACCTTGTCGTTGAGGACTATTCTCGCAATGCCTTCTGGGTACCAAAACAGTTGATTCACATCGTCATACCCAATGATATCCTGGTGGTCTCGTTCTCTCCGCACAAACTTTCCATCTACGACCTCATAACCCTGATCACGAATGAATCTGTACAAAGGCTTCGTGACCGCTCGGAGATACAGACCCTCGGGTACTGGCTCAACGCGATTCTGGCATTCGGGTGATCGGTAATAATCGTCTGCACATTTGAAGATGAAACACAGGGCTTCGGGACAGAACCGGACTTGGGCGGCTTCACCCCAACAAAGTAGGTAGAGAGCAATCTGCCGCAGTCGATCATATTGGCTCATGCTGTTCATTGCCTCCCGCCAGCGATCCAATGCCGTGTTGAGAGACTTTTCGTGAGGCTGACGCTTGCCGCCCCGCTTTGACTTGAGGCGATTGAGGCCGGGATTCTGGGTTTGGCCAATggcatcatcgaggtcgagTTGAGCGGCGAAATACCACTTCCGATAGTTGGCATTGTGACCGCCAATATAGTCGGCGTGGAGGGTGAGCAGGGCCTGATTTGGAGACATTCTGGATGCTCTGCTATCGAGCAGCTGCATCAAAAAATCGAACTAGAGCATGGAAAAGAGATGAGTTGTGTCCATGTCGCGAGACAAAAGGAGTGATGATGGGAGACTCAGAGGAAGTAGCCAAGCACAAAAGGCTTGGCAGCGTTCAACCAACACAGGGAGGGGGTAAATTGGACGTACCATATTCCTCATCGAATCCCTCTGAAAACCGAACTTTTGTGTGAGATCAAGAAAAATGTCCTCTATTTCCTCCTTTGAGAGAGGGATCTGGCGCTCTGCGCTCCACGCGGGATAAGCCTCCCGCGAGCCGGCCGGTCCACCGTACTCCATGAAGgttggtgttgaagaatcGGGATAGCCCATGCGACTGCCTGGAGGGGGGCCGAGGGACTCTGAGGAAGGGGCCGGCCGCTGACCATAGACATCAGGGTCTGAATCTGTGTCGGGGAGGGCTGATGGAGCGGAAAAAGGATATAAGCAATAAAAAAGatagagaaaaagagggacCGCGCACGATAGTCGTAGTTTCCATGCTCGTAGTCATTGACCGCGGGATTGCTGGTGTCTGAGTTGTATGTCTCCCGATAATCGCGCCTGCCGCCAAACTCAACATGGTCCGAGTCATTATCGTAATAGCGTCGCTGAGAATTGAAGGGGTCCTGTGAATGAGCGTCTAGAGAgggcgaggaggagggataTCCCTCCTGACTAGTAGGCCCTGGACGAGCAGGCATCTGCTGCGGGGGACGGGAGGGACAGTGAGTTGGgagggtgtgggtgtggtaGACAGCGAAATGACGAAACACGAGTAAACCTCAGCCCACCACATTCAACCCCCGACACCGGCAAATCCCGgctcttctccttttctgcGGCTGTTCGTTTGCCCATCGCCAAGCGGCTCGAACAGACGCGGTGTATCACACTCACAATCACTGCGGCCTCGCCTCTCCGCCCACTGCGTCCTATTAATAGTCCTCACTGCCAGCAGAGTTGCGCTGCCCCGACCTCCCCCCGCCCTATAGTCATCCTCGTTCTTCAGTACGTACAGATCGCCTCAATGCTGTAAATGCGCGGAGATGGCGGTGATAATCAGCGCCGCGCCCCTAACATGTTATGACTTTCAAACGAAACACAAGGTCATTGTATGCCACCTTCATTCAATCTCAAACTGCACTTCACCCATCCATCCGTATCCTTCGGCGAGCCAAACTTACATACTCTCCAGCGGGGAGACTGACATGCGCACGACATACGTCTGCCTTGGCAGATATGCTATCACTGACACCATGTTCTAGGGCGGTCATGCGACCTTTCTCTAGTTCAGTAGCGATCGAGCTTCAAAAACTAAACCCAAAAGCCTCCTTCAACATTTAATATCTGCACACCCACTCTTTTGTCGGTCATTTGTCGATTCACTCCGGAGCCTTCGGCGGTTTCTTCGTTCTCAATGGAATTGAACGAGCTTCCATTTGTCAATGGAAGAACCATGATGAAACTCGATGCTGGCCAGCTAAGCAGTATCATGGCCTGTATGCATTTCAGCCTTACAAAGTAATCAATTTTTAGCATTTGTTCAGCACCACGAGTGTCTGATGGTTTTGACGTCATCAATGGGAGCACATTGGTAACTATAGAATATGCGATATTGCAACAATGATTGATTGACGTAGTTATAATATAAAAGTTAGGGGGCAATGCTTGCAGTCAGTAAAAATTTCTTACTCTATGTCTGGACTTGTGAGTGTGTAGATGGGATTGACGAGTTAACTTTTTGGGAGACGTTTTTACCGCTTCCATCCAGAATCAGGCCAAATCTGCATAGTGGGCCAGGAAATTAAAGGGATTTCCCTCAATAATTAGTCGAAATGTACGCCTGTACGGAAATTTGGGACAGAAATCGAGGGGAAAGCGGCAGACCTGCTTGCTCTTGCCACGTAGTACCAGCAACATCTTACTTTGCGGTATTTGATTTTCCACCTTGTCGTGTACAGTCCATACAGGTAAAATTCTTCTCTCAAGTTAACATTGCCCTCCAATTTTCCATTGAATTAAATACTTACGCAATGGTATCCCATCGCCTGCAGTACAATTTAACAAAATCAGCTTTCGGCTAGCAACACATCGACCAATGCTTACTGGGTGTAAAAACTGTTATGGCCATGCAACCGACCCACCTCACGAATTGCACACCCTTTCCGACCAGCCATGCACCACACTGACCGGTACTTCATGCGACGCTTGCAGATCGATAATAACCATCGAAGCGGAGATCCTCGACGCACAGGCTGCACTATTGCGTCTCATAGAGCGCCATCGCACAGCGCGCGAAGAGATGAACATGTCCCACAGCTCAATACATCAACGCATCCCCCCAGAAATATTGTCATCGATCTTCCGATTCTGTATTCCAAACAATATGGAGGACAACATGTTGCAGCATTTATCTACGCCACGTCGGGTTGAAACGTGCATGCCATATATTCTAGGATCTGTCTGTAGAACATGGCGCAGCATTGCTTGGTCAACACCACGCCTGTGGAACCAGGTCTACTTGCGTTTCAACTCCGAGAAAAACGCATTGCAATCCGAACTCTTAGAGAAATGGCTCAGTCGGACAGGCGATCTACCTCTGAGAATATATGCAGATTGTATCGTAAAGCACAGTAGGCAAAGAACGTATAGGCAAAGAACGTCGAAGGAGGAGATTCCGCAAATGGATATCATCAGTCGGTACTCTTCGCGATGGGAAGATTTATACCTCTGTCTTCCAGCCGAATGTCTCGATAGCTTGCATGCACATAGCGGGACACCTCTTCTACGGACGCTTCTTCTGAGACCCTGCGTGGATTATAAAAACGTCAAATGGCAGATGCCCCATACTACGCCGCGGAACCTATTCCTGGATCTTCGATATATGTACGATGCACAGATCTTGCATTTGGGTCATTATTCATTCAACGTTGATTGGGACATGATAACGGAACTGCACATAGAAACCAATATGCCGATCATGATTGAATTCGCGATGAACGCTGAAAACCTGCGATCTCTCGAGATCACAAACCCTTCCAGTTATATAGAACCTGATACTACAGGAGACGATGCACCGTACCCTCATGACCCATTACGATTCGAGGAGCCTTTGCTCAGTCATTCCAATATCCAGCAATTCAAATACCGTTGTCTATCCAACCACCCCAATCATTTTATGACGTTCGACTTTCCTGCTGCGGTAAAGGTTCACATTGATATAACAAACGCACCAATCGACGAGCCAAGCGGGATCGCAAAATTAATAAGCTCACTGGGCCACTCACCCTGTCTGACATGGCTAACCCTGAATATCGGAATGTACGCCGATGGCGATATCGACCTTGTCCATATATTACATGCTGCGCCTTCTTTAGAATTTCTGACTCTCAACTACATCCACCATTCGAATTTAGAATTTAATCTTCCAAAGCAGCTGCGCAATACCGCTGTCGCCAATCCCAACCAATTTCTTCCAAAATTACGGGAGATATCATGTACTCTTGGACTAAAAACTATCCATTGGACAGACCTACTCATGGTTTTTGGCCGCCTTGAAGAGATTAACGACCCAGGACGACGGCCGCTTACATCTGTCGTGTACGTTGTGTCTAACCGGAGCAGTAACCTCCGCGATGAGGATATAGGTCCAAGTCCCAATGAAGTCAGGACCATGACTCCTTACCTTCGATCCCTAAAAACGGCCAATCTACATCTCGAAGCTCGTCTCGACTCTAATAAGAACTTGCTgccatgggcgcttattgaACAGGTGGAAAGCATGGCTTCCTGAACCTAAAGCGAACATCTatgaaagaaaataatgataCTAGCTATTAAAATATGTATGCATCGTATTGTACTAATTTATTTGTACCAACCTTGTAACGCATCTTGCCATCATAATAGGCTTCGAGAACGTGGCGAGCGAGGAACTTAAAAATACAAGTTCAAGTTAATGCTCGGCCGATTAGTAATACCGAAGAACATCGATCAAGTACCACCCGTGACTTCAGTTCACAAACTTACTGATAACGATAGTATAACGACGCTCCTGCTTCTACTCTGACTTTGACCGTTATCTGCCCATAACAATTCTTACAGCCCGTACTTGAGGAGATTTATTTGCACGACACCATCTTTGGCCCCTCTTTGTAAAACACTCGTCAAAATCATGCTTACTTCATGCAAACACTGCAGTGGCCGCGGGACAGAGCCGTTACCGCCCAATGCGCAGGATTTACACGCACTGCAGAACCAGCCGTGCAGAACCCACGATGGAAATACATGTAATGCATGTAGAGCGATGATCTCACTGGAGGCTAAAATTCTCGATGCGCAAGCAGCACTTTTGCAGCTGCTCAACCTCCATCGCGACCTCCGCGAAGAAATGAACCAAGCACACAGCCTTATAAACCAACGCTTGGCTCCCGAGTTACTGTCTTCAATCTTCCAGTGCTGTATTGATGACAATATAGAGGATGGGATGTCATCTTCGGGCGTCAAAATTGATATACGCGCGCCTTATACTTTGGCAGCTGTTTGCAAGGCTTGGCGTAGCATTGCTTTGTCGACTCCAAACCTTTGGAATAAGGTGTTTATTACAATCGACCAGAACAATGATGTCCCACTACAGGCACAACTGCTAAGGGAGTGGCTTAGTCGCTCAGGCGACCTTCCTCTTAAAATATGCACAAAATACAACAGGAACGCTCTCTATCCCGGGCCCCATGATGAGAATGACGCGTTCGCGGAAACTCCGATCCTAGACATCATCAACCAATATTCTTCGCGATGGCAGGATTTATATTTCACTGTTTCCGCTGCGTTTCTCAAGAGGTTGCGAGCACCCAACGGCACACCGCTCCTTCGCACGGTTTCCCTATATCCCCAACAGTGGTTCCGAGATTGCAAATGGCAGCTGAACCATGCAACACCGCAAAATCTATACCTAAACCTTTCGAAAATATCTCATGAACTAGAGAACACCACAGACAATATGTTCAACGTCGACTGGAGCGCCGTCACACGGCTAGTGTCAACCGACTTCCCTAGGGTACTCCAACACGGAATACGGCAAGCTTCGAACTTGCAATACCTCGAAATCATAATCCCGAGCCAAACGACGCCAGCCGGCGACGAAGTGTTGCAAGGAATTTCTATCACTAATTCGAACGTTAAGGAATTCACATATCAGTGTCGTGGGGAGCCGAAGCTCATGTCATTCGACTTACCTGCAGCCCAAATGTGGCATATGAAATTAAACATGCTAACCACCCAAGCGGGAATCGATAGCTTCAAAGCTTCATTAGAGCGCTCGCCTTGTTTGACACATCTAACCATATATATTATGGCGTTAAAGGATAAACTTATCCACATTCTACACAGTGTACCATCTTTACAGTCCCTAACCATCGAGGGAACATTCCTATCGTTTGGGCAGGAGGATGGACTTTTCGCGCATCTGTGCAAAACTGCCACCACGAACCCagctcattttcttccaAATTTACGGATGATTTCATGCCACGCTCGTGCAAGAAACACCTCATGGACCAACTTACCACTCGTATTTGGTCCTCTTGGAGAACTCACTAACCCTGCACGACGCCCTCTGACATCTTTCGTCGTTCTTGTTTTTGGTAGCTATCAGGATCCTGAAGGTCCCATACCAGCGTCATGCATTGACCCGACCTTAATACCTCAGCTTAAATCCCTTAAAGACGCCAAATTAAACCTCGAAGTTCGTCACCGGCGGTCAAACAGGAACCTGCTACCATGGCCGCTCAATGAACAGTAATATAAAGGGGACAGTAAATGTAAAATAATAGGCCTTGAAGCTTGATCGATCACTTTTATGACTCACAATAGACCGCAATATGATTGGGCACCAAAGTGCATGAATGGGTTAAGCACTGTGACCGCATACTACAATGACTGCGAATACATTCGACAACGGTACAGTGAGATAAATTGAACatgcagaaaaaaaaatcctgCATCAATCTTGGTTGTTATAGCTGACGTGCTTCTGACTTGCACGAGCCCTTCAGTTCGAAAATATGACGAGAGAGTGCAAGCTGCTTGCTCGCTTCTTGAGATGAAGGCATAGGCGTGGCCGGGACGGTCGATCGATGTCGAATTACTGAAAACTACCTCACGGTGGAAGGTCAGACAAAAATGACCGACGACAGTAAACAGGTATTGAAATACCTGGTTCAGTAATCTTGAGAGACGTTCATGTTTGTAATGTGTTACCCTCCTTTGGGAGCATtaccgccaccaccaccaccaccaccaccaccacccccaccacctccgccaccgccgccgccgcgaCCTCTTCCGCctccacgaccacgacgTCCGCCGCCGCGTGATGCACTTCCACCGGAAGTGGATGGTCCAGCTGGAACTTCTGGCAATACAACAACTCCCGCAGGCCCTTCTTTCCGTACAACAGGAGGAACATCTGCACGTTGCAAAATGCTGGGCACTTTAACTTGAGGTGCTTCTCCACTAGCAccacctccccctcctccgccaCCACGACCACGTCGCGATTTCCTTGGAGAATGCGGAGGTGccggtgttggtgttggtgatggAGATGGTTTTTCATTATCCGAACCGTCTATCCTAGCAAATGTAGGCGCCGCTGAAGCACCGGCGCTTGATCCTCcttctttcgtttctttatctttatctttctctctttccttctcgCGTTTCTTCCTTTCGGTAGCGGCCACAGCGAGCCCGGCCACTCCGCTCAATGCAGCCTCAAATTGGCGGGACCCTAGACCAAGGACAGGACGTGTGCGCCGGGGAGGAGCagtggtggcggtggtggtaggTGTTGCTGGCGAGGCTGTCTGGTTGGTGtcagcagaggcagagggcgGGACAGCGATGGTGGGTGGAGCACGGCTCTCCTTTTCCTGCTTGGCGGCAGGAGGGGGCCGCGGTGCGCGTGGTGGTTTGGCCGGTTTCGCTGTGGACTGCCCTGCAGCAGGGGTATTGCTGCTTGCGTTGTTTGCATTTGGAGCATTCTTCCCTTGACCAGACGCTTTGGACGCTTTGGACTCTGCGTTTCCAGATGGACCTGCGCCCTTCTTGGAACCCTTCTTcgttgaagctgaagctgctGGCGCAGATTCAGAAGGCTTGCTAGGTGGAGGTGCCGCatttgttttcttcttttcctctttcctGGAGAGGATATTCTGGTAGTGGGCGTGGTTGCGTAGTATAGCTTCTTTATCCCTGTTGGCGCTCTTCTCTGCTTTGAGGGCTTCCAGAAGGGGTGTTGTTTTCGGTGGAGGGGGTGGCTGAGAGGAAGCAACTAGAGAGCGATGAGCATATGCGCATAAAGGAGGTGAGTTGCCTACTAAGCGATTCCAACGATACAGGTTCCTGGTTCTCAGATGCTTTGAGAGATTCGAGGAATGATATGTAATCTTCGTCTATGCAACCACGGTTAAACGTGATATAAAGCGAGGGTTTGAAGATATACCTTTCTCAATAGTCGCATTACGATTGTCTGGCTTCCGCTTATCAGAAGGTATTTTGGGGTATGGCGCAAATTCCACCACGGCTTGTGACTCGTTCCCTAGAAATTATCTGAGTATATAGATCTCCTGGAGATGAATAAGTAGATGCTGTTACCGGCTTTATCTCTGAATACATGACCGTCGTACTCTTTGCTGAAAAGAGCCAGCTGATCCTCCGTTCTGAATGCAATATATGCGCGAGATGGCACGTTCTCCTTGTTTAATCTGTCCAGATATCAAAACCAGCCGATACGACAATCAAAGTAAGGGAGTCAGCGCACTTTTTACGCAGTTTCCCTGGATAATATATCTTCCAGCTGGCTGTATCCTC
It contains:
- a CDS encoding Regulator of nonsense transcripts 3A; protein product: MSAAPTPAKSSKPKKEKDKERKGSLPLASERLKTVVRRLPPNLPEDVFWQSVQPWVTEDTASWKIYYPGKLRKKLNKENVPSRAYIAFRTEDQLALFSKEYDGHVFRDKAGNESQAVVEFAPYPKIPSDKRKPDNRNATIEKDEDYISFLESLKASENQEPVSLESLIASSQPPPPPKTTPLLEALKAEKSANRDKEAILRNHAHYQNILSRKEEKKKTNAAPPPSKPSESAPAASASTKKGSKKGAGPSGNAESKASKASGQGKNAPNANNASSNTPAAGQSTAKPAKPPRAPRPPPAAKQEKESRAPPTIAVPPSASADTNQTASPATPTTTATTAPPRRTRPVLGLGSRQFEAALSGVAGLAVAATERKKREKEREKDKDKETKEGGSSAGASAAPTFARIDGSDNEKPSPSPTPTPAPPHSPRKSRRGRGGGGGGGGASGEAPQVKVPSILQRADVPPVVRKEGPAGVVVLPEVPAGPSTSGGSASRGGGRRGRGGGRGRGGGGGGGGGGGGGGGGGGGGNAPKGG
- a CDS encoding 1,3-beta-D-glucan synthase; this translates as MPARPGPTSQEGYPSSSPSLDAHSQDPFNSQRRYYDNDSDHVEFGGRRDYRETYNSDTSNPAVNDYEHGNYDYPLPDTDSDPDVYGQRPAPSSESLGPPPGSRMGYPDSSTPTFMEYGGPAGSREAYPAWSAERQIPLSKEEIEDIFLDLTQKFGFQRDSMRNMFDFLMQLLDSRASRMSPNQALLTLHADYIGGHNANYRKWYFAAQLDLDDAIGQTQNPGLNRLKSKRGGKRQPHEKSLNTALDRWREAMNSMSQYDRLRQIALYLLCWGEAAQVRFCPEALCFIFKCADDYYRSPECQNRVEPVPEGLYLRAVTKPLYRFIRDQGYEVVDGKFVRRERDHQDIIGYDDVNQLFWYPEGIARIVLNDKTRLVDLPPAQRFMKFDRIDWNRAFFKTYSEKRSIGHLLVNFNRIWVIHIAMFYFYTSFNSPNVYRVEGRSSPAMTWSAVALGGAVATIIMILATIAEFSYIPTTWNNTSHLTRRLIFLFITLGLTSGPTVYIAIVEHNGTGGQLALILGIVQFFISVIATVLFAIMPSGRMFGDRVAGKSRKYLASQTFTASYPQLGKQNRIGSIFLWILVFGCKFVESYFFLSTSFGKPIQVMVGMKVQGCSDKLFGNSLCTNQAAFTLTIMYIMDLALFFLDTFLWYIIWNTVYSIARSFTLGLSIWTPWKDIYTRLPKRIYAKLLATQDMEVKYKPKVLVSQIWNAIIISMYREHLLSIDHVQKLLYHQVDTGAGGRRSLRAPPFFTAQNDKGFKGEFFPAGSEAERRISFFAQSLTTNIPPPLPVDAMPTFTVLTPHYSEKTLLSLREIIREEDQNTRVTLLEYLKQLHPIEWENFVKDTKILAEESAMFNGVNPFANDEKGQSKVDDLPFYFIGFKSAAPEFTLRTRIWASLRAQTLYRTVSGMMNYSKAIKLLYRVENPEVVQQFGGNTDKLERELERMARRKFKFVVSMQRFSKFNKEEHENAEFLLRAYPDLQIAYLEEEPPRREGGDPRIFSSLIDGHSEFVPETGRRRPKFRIELPGNPILGDGKSDNQNHAIIFYRGEYLQLIDANQDNYLEECLKIRNVLAEFDEYAVSNQSPYGQWNHKDFKKPPVAIVGAREYIFSENIGILGDLAAGKEQTFGTLSARSMAWIGGKLHYGHPDFLNALYMTTRGGVSKAQKGLHLNEDIYAGMNAFGRGGVIKHTEYYQCGKGRDLGFGTILNFQTKIGTGMGEQFLSREYYYLGTQLPIDRFLTFYYGHPGFQINNMLVILSLQLFIVTMVFIGTLNSNLQICKYTAAGQFLGGQAGCYNLDPVFSWIHRCIISIFLVFMIAFLPLFLQELVERGTWKAIFRLCKQFSSLSPVFEVFATQIYTHSILSNLTFGGARYIATGRGFATTRIYFNILFSRFAGPSIYLGMRTLIMLLYVTLTLWTPYLIYFWFTVMSLCIAPFWFNPHQFVFSDFIIDYREFLRWMMRGNSRSHNNSWIGYCRLSRTMITGYKKKKLGHPSEKLSGDVPRASWRAVIFSEIIFPIVMAVLFVIAYMFVKSFPDANGKFPPSPLIRIAVISLGPIVWNAAVLLVLFLVSLFLGPMLDPMFSKFGSVIAFIAHVLGVVGMLGFFEFLWFLESWDASHAVLGLICVIAIQRAVHKILISVFLSREFKHDETNRAWWTGRWYGRGLGSHVMSQPAREFIVKIIELSLWSSDLLLGHMLLFLLTPPILIPYFDRLHATLLFWLRPSKQIRAPLYSIKQKRQRRWIIIKYGIVYVLVLAIFVVLIALPATLRNSLKFNCSLCNSL